From the genome of Hymenobacter cellulosilyticus, one region includes:
- a CDS encoding NADPH-dependent F420 reductase, giving the protein MNIGIIGAGQIGSALAVRLTSLGHTVYIANSRGTETLTDLAQKTGATAVTAQEAAQRGTDLIVVTIPLENIPKLPKDLLANVPAEVPVIDTSNYYPMLRDGHIPELETGDLTESGWVQQHLGRPLVKVFNNIFAAHLENNGKPAGTPGRIALPVASDDAAAKQKVMALVEELGFDALDGGTMRESWRQQPGGPIYCNDLPADQVEHHLASLGTERTEAQHAEFLANHNAAEKHMEAQGIKLK; this is encoded by the coding sequence ATGAACATTGGAATCATCGGCGCCGGCCAAATCGGCAGCGCTCTGGCCGTGCGGCTCACCAGCCTCGGTCATACGGTATATATCGCCAACTCCCGCGGCACCGAGACCCTGACGGACCTGGCCCAGAAAACCGGCGCTACGGCCGTTACGGCCCAGGAAGCGGCCCAGCGCGGCACCGACCTGATTGTGGTGACTATTCCGCTGGAAAACATTCCCAAGCTGCCCAAGGACCTGCTGGCAAACGTACCGGCCGAAGTGCCCGTTATTGACACGAGCAACTATTACCCCATGCTGCGCGACGGCCACATCCCCGAGCTGGAAACCGGCGACCTGACCGAAAGCGGTTGGGTGCAGCAGCACCTGGGCCGCCCCCTGGTGAAGGTGTTCAACAACATCTTCGCCGCCCACCTCGAAAACAACGGTAAGCCCGCCGGCACGCCCGGCCGCATTGCCCTGCCCGTGGCCTCCGACGATGCCGCGGCCAAGCAGAAAGTAATGGCCCTGGTGGAAGAGCTGGGCTTCGACGCCCTGGACGGCGGCACGATGCGCGAGTCGTGGCGGCAGCAGCCCGGCGGCCCTATCTACTGCAACGATTTGCCCGCCGACCAGGTGGAGCATCACCTGGCTAGCCTCGGCACCGAGCGCACGGAAGCCCAGCACGCCGAGTTCCTGGCCAACCATAACGCGGCTGAAAAGCACATGGAAGCCCAGGGCATCAAGCTGAAGTAG
- a CDS encoding zinc-dependent alcohol dehydrogenase, giving the protein MKALCWVGTNKLSVERIPDPEILNPHDAIIRVGLSSVCGSDLHLLDGYVPTMREGDVIGHEFMGEVVAVGPALKKMKRGDRVVVASVVACGGCWFCDTGQYSLCDNGNAHAAVAEKALGYPGAGIFGYSHAFGGYSGSHAQYIRVPFAENGCFIIPDGVRDESALFCSDAFPTGFMAADMCGIEPGDIVAVWGAGGVGQMAMHSAYLLGASRVIAIDRFPERLAMARTYARAETLNYEEVDILEALKEMTGGRGPDRCIDAVGMEAHSPGAEHYYDLVKQQLKIETDRPAVLRQAIMACRKGGTLSIVGVYGGLIDKFPMGAAMNKGLTFRMGQMHAQKYIPRLLDYVQAGAVDPAYLLTHRWPLERGPEGYDMFKHKTDNCVRVAFQP; this is encoded by the coding sequence ATGAAAGCACTCTGCTGGGTAGGCACCAATAAATTAAGCGTGGAGCGAATTCCCGACCCGGAAATTCTGAACCCGCACGACGCCATTATTCGGGTGGGCCTGTCGTCGGTCTGCGGCTCCGATTTGCACCTGCTCGACGGCTACGTGCCCACCATGCGCGAGGGCGACGTCATCGGCCACGAGTTTATGGGCGAAGTGGTGGCAGTAGGCCCCGCCCTGAAAAAGATGAAACGCGGCGACCGGGTGGTAGTAGCGTCGGTGGTGGCCTGCGGCGGCTGCTGGTTCTGCGACACGGGCCAGTACTCGCTCTGCGACAACGGCAACGCCCACGCCGCCGTGGCCGAAAAAGCCCTGGGCTACCCGGGAGCCGGTATTTTTGGCTACTCCCACGCCTTTGGCGGCTACTCCGGCTCCCACGCCCAGTACATCCGGGTGCCCTTCGCCGAAAACGGCTGCTTTATCATTCCCGACGGTGTGCGCGACGAAAGCGCCCTGTTCTGTTCCGATGCCTTTCCCACGGGCTTCATGGCGGCCGATATGTGCGGCATCGAGCCCGGCGACATTGTGGCCGTGTGGGGCGCCGGCGGCGTGGGCCAGATGGCCATGCACTCGGCCTACCTGCTCGGCGCTTCCCGCGTTATTGCCATCGACCGGTTTCCCGAACGTCTCGCCATGGCCCGCACCTACGCCCGGGCCGAAACGCTCAACTACGAGGAGGTTGACATTCTGGAAGCGCTGAAGGAAATGACCGGGGGCCGCGGCCCCGACCGCTGCATCGACGCCGTAGGCATGGAAGCCCACTCCCCCGGCGCCGAGCACTATTATGATCTGGTGAAGCAGCAGCTTAAAATCGAAACCGACCGGCCCGCGGTGCTGCGCCAGGCCATCATGGCCTGCCGGAAAGGCGGCACGCTCAGCATCGTGGGAGTGTACGGCGGCCTGATCGACAAATTCCCGATGGGCGCGGCCATGAACAAAGGCCTGACCTTCCGCATGGGCCAGATGCACGCCCAGAAATACATTCCGCGCCTGCTCGACTACGTGCAGGCCGGCGCCGTCGACCCCGCCTACCTGCTCACCCACCGCTGGCCGCTGGAGCGCGGCCCCGAGGGTTACGACATGTTCAAGCACAAAACAGACAACTGCGTACGGGTGGCGTTTCAGCCCTGA
- a CDS encoding YgaP-like transmembrane domain: MAAKKRSSRAYAESAGYRPRTPATGTSHVNVGPTERVLSALAGAVLAYAGTRSKSKASGVGLAALGTSLALRGATGYCPLNSVFGRDSATKQPAPIEIKETFTVYHDIDQVYGYWRRFENLPTFMEHIESIEELDERHSHWVARIPGGLGTVAWDSEIIRDEPNRLIAYQSLPGSQVDQSGEVRFRQAEGNKGTELQVVMHYRAPLGTLGQGVAKLLNPALAEFIRSDIRRFKMMLETGEVPTIEGQSSGRGHDKG, encoded by the coding sequence ATGGCTGCAAAAAAACGTTCTTCTCGCGCCTACGCAGAATCTGCCGGCTACCGGCCCCGAACGCCCGCTACGGGCACTTCCCACGTGAATGTGGGCCCTACGGAGCGCGTGCTTTCCGCCCTGGCCGGGGCGGTCCTGGCTTATGCGGGCACTCGAAGTAAATCAAAGGCAAGTGGCGTGGGGCTGGCCGCACTGGGCACCAGCCTGGCCCTGCGGGGCGCTACGGGGTATTGCCCGCTCAACAGCGTGTTCGGGCGCGACTCGGCGACCAAGCAGCCCGCGCCTATCGAAATCAAGGAAACCTTCACTGTTTACCATGACATAGACCAGGTGTATGGCTACTGGCGGCGGTTCGAGAACCTGCCGACCTTCATGGAGCACATCGAAAGCATCGAGGAGCTGGATGAACGCCATTCGCACTGGGTGGCGCGTATTCCCGGCGGCCTGGGCACGGTAGCCTGGGATTCGGAAATAATCCGGGACGAGCCCAACCGCCTGATTGCCTACCAGTCGCTGCCCGGCTCCCAGGTCGACCAGTCGGGGGAAGTGCGGTTTCGGCAGGCCGAGGGCAACAAGGGCACCGAGCTGCAGGTGGTGATGCACTACCGGGCCCCGCTCGGCACCCTGGGCCAGGGCGTAGCCAAGCTCCTGAACCCGGCCCTGGCCGAGTTCATTCGCAGCGACATCCGCCGCTTCAAGATGATGCTGGAAACCGGCGAAGTACCCACCATCGAAGGCCAGTCCTCGGGCCGCGGGCACGATAAAGGCTAG
- a CDS encoding NADPH-dependent F420 reductase — translation MQTTPTMNIGIIGAGHIGSALTVRLTGLGHTVYVANSRGPETLQDLAQKTGATAVTAEEAVQRGTDLIVVTIPLKNIPDLPQGLLAGVPAEVPVIDTSNYYPMLRDGQIPELETGSLTESEWVQQHLGRSVVKVFNNIYAHHIEQKGQPAGTPGRIALPVASDDAAAKQKVMALVEELGFDAVDAGTLHESWRQQPGTPAYGADLPADKLRENLQSLGTERTEAQHEEFKANHAQQEQAMAAQGIKLK, via the coding sequence ATGCAAACTACCCCGACTATGAACATTGGAATTATCGGCGCCGGCCACATCGGCAGTGCCCTCACCGTGCGGCTTACCGGCCTGGGCCATACCGTTTACGTTGCCAATTCCCGTGGCCCCGAGACCCTGCAGGACCTGGCCCAGAAAACTGGCGCTACGGCCGTTACGGCCGAGGAAGCCGTTCAGCGCGGCACCGACCTCATCGTAGTGACCATTCCGCTCAAGAACATTCCAGACTTGCCCCAGGGCCTACTAGCAGGTGTGCCAGCCGAAGTGCCCGTCATCGATACCAGCAACTACTACCCCATGCTGCGCGACGGGCAGATTCCGGAGTTGGAAACCGGCAGCCTGACCGAGAGTGAATGGGTGCAGCAGCACCTGGGCCGCTCCGTGGTAAAGGTGTTCAACAACATCTACGCCCACCACATCGAGCAGAAAGGGCAGCCCGCGGGCACGCCCGGCCGCATTGCCTTGCCCGTAGCCTCCGACGATGCCGCGGCCAAACAAAAGGTAATGGCCCTGGTGGAAGAATTAGGCTTTGACGCGGTGGATGCTGGTACCCTGCACGAGTCGTGGCGGCAGCAGCCGGGCACGCCCGCGTACGGCGCCGACCTGCCGGCCGATAAGCTGCGCGAGAACCTGCAGAGCCTCGGCACCGAGCGCACGGAGGCCCAGCACGAGGAGTTCAAGGCCAACCATGCCCAGCAAGAGCAGGCCATGGCGGCCCAGGGCATCAAGCTGAAGTAG
- a CDS encoding GNAT family N-acetyltransferase, protein MKPEFQDLPLVDNSGSHRFELTVNYSTAFMEYGDREEALALFHTEVPAQLEGQGVGSALVEKVLAEVERRGQLLIPLCPFVTSYLKRHPEWQRLVAPGYQRWFQPAAQ, encoded by the coding sequence ATGAAACCCGAATTTCAAGATCTGCCGCTTGTCGACAACAGCGGCAGCCACCGCTTCGAGCTGACCGTAAATTATTCCACCGCCTTTATGGAGTACGGCGACCGGGAAGAAGCCCTGGCCCTGTTTCACACCGAAGTGCCGGCCCAGCTGGAAGGGCAGGGGGTAGGCTCGGCCCTAGTGGAGAAAGTGCTGGCCGAAGTCGAGCGGCGGGGGCAACTGCTGATTCCGCTGTGCCCCTTTGTGACCAGCTACCTGAAGCGCCACCCCGAGTGGCAGCGGCTGGTGGCTCCTGGTTACCAGCGCTGGTTTCAGCCAGCTGCGCAATAG